The DNA segment TTGCCAAATCAATCATGCGTGTTGGAGCAAGGTGGTCTACAGCATATGCTAGGGCATCTGCTAAAATAAGACGCCCTTCAGCATCTGTATTGCCAATTTCTACTGTTTTTCCTGAATAACTTTTGTAAATATCGCCTGGTTTGTAGCTTCTCGAACCAATTGAGTTTTCTGTTGTTGGAATAACAGCTGTTACATTGATTTTTAACTTTAGATTAGCTACAGCATAAAGAGCCCCCATAGCCGCAGCGGCTCCTCCCATATCCCCCTTCATCGTTTCCATATTGCTAACTTTAATGTTGAGGCCCCCAGTGTCATATGTGATCCCCTTACCCACTAGCACTGTCTTATCTTTTGATTTTGGGTTGCCTTTATACTGAATAATAATAAAGGCAGGATCATTATGTGACCCTCGGTTAACTGCTAGCAAAAGCCCCATTTGTTCTTTTTCGATTCTTCTTTTATCAAAAATAGTTGTTGTGACATTCGAAAAATTCTTTGCTAGACCTGTTGCTGCTTTACAAAGATACTGAGGGGTGACGTCATCTGCATTACCATTTACCAAATCACGAGCGAAATAAACACCCTCGGCAATAGCAAGATATTTTTCTGCTGTGTTTAAAATGTTTTTAGAAGGGTAAATCAAGCATACTTTCTCAATTAACTGGGAGTTGGCTTCTTCTTTACCCTTCTCTCCTTTTAGTTGATCAAACACATAGTTTGTTAGAAGCAATCCCTCAACGACACCTCTTGCAATTTGTTCATCAGTGAAAGAAGCAATTTCAGGGACAGTGATATTTAAATCAGCCAATTTATGTTTATGGCATACTTTGACAAGTTGAGAAAAACTGCGTCTTAGCTTTTCAACAGAAATTTTTTTAATTTCTCCTAGGCCTAACAAAACACATCTTTTTTCTGCTTGTTCTGGAGGATATAACATTAATGTCTCCCCCTCATTACCTACAAAATCTTTGGCCTCGAGGGGAGCTTTAAAAAAAGGAGGCAAACTTTCACTGAACGCCTGTTCGGCACCCTCTTTACCTTTAAAAAAGGGCAAAACAAGCAGACTAGCCGCTTTTCTTTTGGCTAAATGATTAACTTGTGTAAAGTGCATGGTAACTCCTTAAAATGGCAATGCGTCGTCTTGATCATCTTCAACATACGCTCCCTGGCCGGTAGAGCTTGAGGTGGTATAACTGTAAGAGTCAGGAGTTGTAAAAGTGCGAGAAGTTCCTTGTGCCCCCTCTTCCTTTCCTTTTTCGCCGCGTCCAAATGGGCTGAAGCGAATGTTCTCTGCTGTAATTTCTAATGCAATCTGAGGTTTGCCTTCTCGATCATTGTAAATTTCTGGCTTTCCTAGTTCTCCAGAAACAATTACTCCCGAGCCTTTTTTGAGGTAAGGCATCATTTTATCAAAACGGTCTCCCCAAATGGTGACTCGATACCAAACCGTCTCCTCTTTTCCACCTTTACGCACATTTACTGCAATACGCAGACTCACAACTTTTTGTCCGCTTGGTGTAAATCTTGTTTCAGGATCTGCTCCCAGATGCCCAGCGATAAAAATAAAATTCATATAGATTCTCCATTCTGATAAATTTAAAGATGATTTTGCCATTGGCAGAAAGTCAGAGTATACCTAAATTAAGGTTTAAATAGGCAAGGAATTCAAGAATGACCTCTTCTTCTTCAAGCACAAAAATACAAGAGCTGAAAGACAAAATAACTAACATTAAGAACGGCTTGGAGAAACAAGAAATGCTCCGAAAAAAAAGATCGGAACTTGAAAACATCCTGCTCGAAAATCAAGTCAAAGGGCAGTACGCTCTCTTAAGAGCTCATCAGGCAGAATTCAGAGCTCTCGGAGCAGCCGTTCAATTATTTGAAAAAGCGAACGATCATGAAGCGCTAGGCAAAGAACTCATCCAGAGGTTGCGTTGTATTGATAAAGAGATGGATTCTTGGGAAGAACTCGATGAGAAAGATCTTGGCCAACTGCAAACTTTCCTTGCTGAATCTATTCTTAAAAGCAATCCTAGCCAAAAAGAGTATTTTGAATCTTTAAAATCAAAACAATTTCAATGGAAAAAAATTAAGCAACAAAATGACCAACTGATTGAACTTTTAGGCAATATTGAGCATTTATTGCTGAACCTTCAGCTAGCAAGGGCAAGGATCAGGAAACAAGGAATTTTGAGTTATATTTTTGGAGCTAACCCCAACATGATTGTTGCCCAATGTTTAAAGGGGATTTCAGAAATTCTTCAGAAAGAAAAGCCTACAATCCTTACAGGCAAGAAAGATTTCAGCGATGTAGCTTTGCCTTCTTTAATAAATGAGCTATCTATTTATACAGAAGAATTAGAGCAAGCCTGCCAAAAAAAATGGGATTTCAAACGTTTAGATGTTCTCCTCGAAAAAAACTTTTCGAAGATCCAGCATTTTAAGGATCACTTTGAAAAGTGTAGAGAAGAAATTTTATCTCGACTTAATAATCTAGAAGAAGAACTAGAAAGTTGGCTTTCTTTATTTTAATAACATATTGTAAAAAGGAGCAAGTCGGGTATTACACGACTTGCTTGAAAAATTAAATCTTGATAAACCCTTGTCCTGGTTTTCCACCTTTTGTAGGGAAAATGTCATCTCCCGAGCTTTTTTGTGTGTCTTCTCTTCCCTGTGAAACATCTGCACAAATTTTACGCCATTTTTCAACCGTTTCAACATAAAGTGGAGCAAAAGCTCTAAGAGCATTTGAAGGTGCATGTTCCATATCCAAAGTGCAGTGAATTAAGACGAGTTCTTCTTTAACTGCAACTCCAACTCCCCCACCGGCCATTTGACCGCCAAGAAGAGATCCCTCTAATAACCTCTCATATAGGCGCAGGAGAGTTTTCTGATCACGAGGAAGGCCGTCGAGCAAGGGAGAATAGAGATACAAGCGCTTGGAGTTGGGCTCATAGGTCAAGTGTAGAGAGAATTCGTCGTCGATTCCCAAAATACATGTATTGTTTTCGTCAAACTCTAAACCCTCTAAACCAAGTTCTTTACCAAACTCTTTTAAATTTTCTTTCGCATTTTCAAATGACATGGTTTTAACCTCCGGTAAATCTTTGAAACTTAAGCTCTTGAAATGTAAGCCTCTTTAAAGGTTTTTTTTCAGAAGAGCTTACAAGTAAGTAAAACATCTATCATCACTATAATTTCATTTTAATGCAAGTACAACAAAAGTGCAAAAAGTAGTGGATTATTATTTAAAACAAGAATTATATAAAAACTAAAAACCTTATTTTATTTATAATGTTTATTATAATTCAATATTTATTATATATCTTCTTAAATAAACCATCGTTGTACAGAATAATTTCAATAAAAACTTTACGAATCTATATTAAAGAAAAAAGAAGGCGAAAATGAAGATAAGCCGTGGCACTCCCTACCCTCTTGGCGCAACTTCTTCAGAAGAGGGAGTGAACTTTGCAGTATTTACTGATTCTGAAGAAGAAGTCACTTTATGTCTTTACACCTCTCTAGAGAACCTTTCCCTGGAGCTATCAATTCCTTATCGAACTGGGAAGCTACGTCACGTTTTTATTCATAATCTAGAAAAACAATATAAAGCATTCGCTTATAGAATAAAATATAACGAAAAAACTCGAGCTGAATTTCTTTCTGACCCTTACGCCAAAGCATTAGAGAGCCCCCTCAACTGGCATGCAGTTTCTGCATATAAGCCCCTCGGATTGCTACAGTGTTCTGAAATTTTTGAGTGGGAAAATGACAAACATCCCGATCATCCCATCCACGATTTGGTTATTTACGAAATGCACGTCCGCAGTTTCACACAACATGAGTCAAGTGGAGCAAAAAATAAAGGGTCCTTTTTGGGAATTATTGAAAAAATTCCTCATCTTCTGGAATTAGGTGTTAACGCGATTGAATTGTTACCTGTTTGTGAATTCAATGAGAGCGAATACACACTTCTCAACCCAGAAACCAATCAAAAGCTATGTCAGTATTGGGGCTACTCAACTGTCAATTTTTTTGCTCCCATGAATCGCTACAGTGCATCTGACAAAGCTGGTAATGTGGTTAATGAGTTCAAAACGATGGTAAAAGCTCTTCACGAAAACGGAATAGAAGTGATCTTGGATATGGTCTTCAATCACACTGCGGAGGGCAATCAATTTGGCCCCACTTATAATTTTAAAGGCCTAGCTAATAACATTTACTACATGTTAGTGGGTAACGAGCAATACCGCAATTATTCTGGATGTGGCAACACACTAAATACCAACCACCCTATCGTCAAAAATCTAATTTTACAATCTTTAAGATATTGGGTTGCTGAAATGCATGTGGATGGTTTTCGCTTTGACTTAGCCTCAATTTTCTATCGCGACCAAAATGGAGCAATATTGCCCTTCCCTCCTATTGTAGATGCTATCACTGAAGATCCAATTTTGGCCAATACCAAGCTAATTGCCGAGCCGTGGGATGCAAGTGGTCTCTATCAGGTAGGCAGCTTTTATTCGGAAAGTCCCCGCTGGAGCGAATGGAATGGCAAGTATAGAGATTGTGTCAGAAAATATATCAAAGGGGATAAAGGTCTGAAAGGCGAGTTTGCTACCCGACTTTCAGGATCACAGGACTTATACGGAGCAAGAACGCCTTCTAGCAGCGTTAATTTTATTACTTGCCACGATGGATTTACTTTAAAAGACTTAGTGTCTTACAACCAAAAAGTTAACTTTTGCAATGGGGAAGATAATCGCGATGGAACCTCTGATAACCATAGTTGGAACTGTGGTGCTGAGGGAGAAAGCAAAGACAAAATTGTGCTGAATCTGCGA comes from the Chlamydiales bacterium STE3 genome and includes:
- a CDS encoding putative cytosol aminopeptidase (Product derived from UniProtKB/Swiss-Prot:Q6MC72;Gene name derived from UniProtKB/Swiss-Prot:Q6MC72;EC number derived from UniProtKB/Swiss-Prot:Q6MC72), yielding MHFTQVNHLAKRKAASLLVLPFFKGKEGAEQAFSESLPPFFKAPLEAKDFVGNEGETLMLYPPEQAEKRCVLLGLGEIKKISVEKLRRSFSQLVKVCHKHKLADLNITVPEIASFTDEQIARGVVEGLLLTNYVFDQLKGEKGKEEANSQLIEKVCLIYPSKNILNTAEKYLAIAEGVYFARDLVNGNADDVTPQYLCKAATGLAKNFSNVTTTIFDKRRIEKEQMGLLLAVNRGSHNDPAFIIIQYKGNPKSKDKTVLVGKGITYDTGGLNIKVSNMETMKGDMGGAAAAMGALYAVANLKLKINVTAVIPTTENSIGSRSYKPGDIYKSYSGKTVEIGNTDAEGRLILADALAYAVDHLAPTRMIDLATLTGAMIIALGTEAIGLFSNNDALSDSLIRSGSDTYERVWRMPLYEEYRDQLKSDFADIRNIGGRAAGSITAAMFLQEFVGKTPWAHLDIAGTAYLEDGAKRYHPKYGTGSAVRLLVDFLEQQ
- a CDS encoding Single-stranded DNA-binding protein (Product derived from UniProtKB/Swiss-Prot:Q823K0;Gene name derived from UniProtKB/Swiss-Prot:Q823K0), whose product is MAKSSLNLSEWRIYMNFIFIAGHLGADPETRFTPSGQKVVSLRIAVNVRKGGKEETVWYRVTIWGDRFDKMMPYLKKGSGVIVSGELGKPEIYNDREGKPQIALEITAENIRFSPFGRGEKGKEEGAQGTSRTFTTPDSYSYTTSSSTGQGAYVEDDQDDALPF
- a CDS encoding hypothetical protein (Product derived from UniProtKB/Trembl:Q6MC70): MSFENAKENLKEFGKELGLEGLEFDENNTCILGIDDEFSLHLTYEPNSKRLYLYSPLLDGLPRDQKTLLRLYERLLEGSLLGGQMAGGGVGVAVKEELVLIHCTLDMEHAPSNALRAFAPLYVETVEKWRKICADVSQGREDTQKSSGDDIFPTKGGKPGQGFIKI
- a CDS encoding Isoamylase 3, chloroplastic (Product derived from UniProtKB/Swiss-Prot:Q9M0S5;Gene name derived from UniProtKB/Swiss-Prot:Q9M0S5;EC number derived from UniProtKB/Swiss-Prot:Q9M0S5), with amino-acid sequence MKISRGTPYPLGATSSEEGVNFAVFTDSEEEVTLCLYTSLENLSLELSIPYRTGKLRHVFIHNLEKQYKAFAYRIKYNEKTRAEFLSDPYAKALESPLNWHAVSAYKPLGLLQCSEIFEWENDKHPDHPIHDLVIYEMHVRSFTQHESSGAKNKGSFLGIIEKIPHLLELGVNAIELLPVCEFNESEYTLLNPETNQKLCQYWGYSTVNFFAPMNRYSASDKAGNVVNEFKTMVKALHENGIEVILDMVFNHTAEGNQFGPTYNFKGLANNIYYMLVGNEQYRNYSGCGNTLNTNHPIVKNLILQSLRYWVAEMHVDGFRFDLASIFYRDQNGAILPFPPIVDAITEDPILANTKLIAEPWDASGLYQVGSFYSESPRWSEWNGKYRDCVRKYIKGDKGLKGEFATRLSGSQDLYGARTPSSSVNFITCHDGFTLKDLVSYNQKVNFCNGEDNRDGTSDNHSWNCGAEGESKDKIVLNLREKQMKNYHLALMVSQGVPMLNMGDEYGHTRYGNNNAWCQDNELNWFLWDELAKRQGFFRFYKGLIHFRNNEPLLKRKLFLKEDHIVWHGLEPHKPEWDKDDGFVAFALLDEREGNDLFIAFNTSCHEHIVTFPEREDRKAWYWRANTALESPFDYYAEKEKKLETRQYFMPCFSSLILQAFK